The Sorangiineae bacterium MSr11367 genome window below encodes:
- a CDS encoding polymer-forming cytoskeletal protein, which produces MDSSLPATEITALLGRGTQFEGKLAFEGRVRIDGVFKGEIKSEDTLVIGEGAEVHAEVDVATVIVRGGQVHGNIRAKHAIEIHAPGKVIGNIHSPSVFIDRGVEFQGSCRMDPVDSKPATAPAKPAGAPRSSQQTA; this is translated from the coding sequence ATGGATTCGTCCCTACCCGCCACCGAAATTACGGCACTCCTTGGGCGCGGCACCCAGTTCGAAGGAAAGCTCGCCTTCGAGGGGCGCGTGCGCATCGACGGCGTCTTCAAGGGGGAGATCAAGAGCGAGGATACGTTGGTCATCGGAGAAGGGGCCGAAGTCCACGCCGAGGTCGACGTCGCCACGGTCATCGTCCGCGGCGGGCAGGTGCACGGTAACATCCGCGCGAAGCACGCCATCGAGATTCATGCGCCGGGCAAGGTGATTGGCAACATTCACTCCCCGTCGGTGTTCATCGACCGCGGCGTCGAGTTCCAGGGCAGCTGCCGCATGGATCCCGTCGACAGCAAGCCGGCCACCGCCCCCGCGAAACCCGCCGGGGCTCCGCGATCCAGCCAGCAAACCGCGTGA
- a CDS encoding serine hydrolase, with protein sequence MSSGFFAANVLRAAVLLGLALGAMPLLRGASAATRRLVLALALGGVLLVPGVSAITPVWHVETPASVLRGVVIVDPAPADDPATPAEVANAHPAAVRHEAAWLDPARALGGLWALGALAVLARLGVGLVRTRAIVRRAAASPAWSRTMARAQASMGVRADVRVTEELDAPAVTGVFASVVLVPGGSEAWSEERRLAVLLHELAHVRQRDCLVHAMAQLACAVHWFDPLVWMAVRRLRVERELAADDAVLVAGTRASAYAEDLLAIAGAGASRHAPSFALGMAERSQLVARVTAIVAAARARRPPSRFRAGILAGSVAASVVAVAAAAPAPSSLDPALQAIADEELERTMAEWHAQGGTVLVLDPATGEILANAARSERGSNVPGSTFKAITLAAALDEGVLSADERVDCSHHDGGIYDGDSHGVLSVPEMLAVSSNIGMAKVYDRLGAEHLARWMHTFHFDVPAPSERGAAMAVGGAGTATPLQLAAAYAALANDGVYIPPTSTRRKEPAPREAIVRPETAHTVLSLLEQAVSHPRATGKLARIEGVAVAGKTGTSEWTRPDGTRVTYASFVGVVPAHAPRAVILAGIEQPGEGGSGGKVAAPLFARVASRWLRTAR encoded by the coding sequence ATGTCGTCCGGATTTTTCGCGGCGAACGTGCTTCGTGCGGCGGTGCTGCTCGGTCTCGCGCTCGGCGCGATGCCGCTTCTGCGCGGTGCGAGTGCGGCCACGCGCCGGCTGGTGCTCGCGCTGGCCCTGGGCGGCGTGTTGCTCGTTCCCGGTGTGTCCGCGATCACGCCGGTATGGCACGTGGAGACACCGGCCTCGGTGCTTCGCGGCGTCGTGATCGTGGACCCGGCGCCCGCCGACGATCCCGCGACGCCGGCGGAGGTCGCCAACGCGCACCCCGCCGCGGTTCGGCATGAGGCCGCATGGCTCGATCCGGCGCGCGCGCTCGGTGGTCTCTGGGCCCTCGGTGCGCTGGCCGTGCTCGCGCGTCTCGGTGTGGGGCTCGTGCGAACGCGGGCGATCGTGCGGCGTGCGGCGGCCTCCCCCGCGTGGTCGCGCACCATGGCGCGCGCGCAAGCCAGCATGGGCGTCCGCGCGGACGTGCGCGTGACGGAGGAACTCGATGCGCCGGCGGTCACCGGCGTGTTCGCGTCCGTGGTGCTCGTTCCGGGCGGCTCGGAGGCCTGGAGCGAGGAGCGCCGCCTTGCCGTGCTTTTGCACGAGCTCGCGCACGTGCGCCAGCGCGATTGCCTCGTACATGCGATGGCGCAGCTCGCGTGCGCGGTGCACTGGTTCGATCCGCTGGTCTGGATGGCCGTGCGACGCCTTCGGGTCGAACGCGAGCTCGCCGCCGACGATGCCGTGCTCGTCGCGGGCACGCGCGCCTCGGCCTACGCGGAGGATCTGCTCGCGATTGCCGGTGCAGGTGCCTCGCGCCATGCCCCATCGTTCGCGCTGGGGATGGCCGAGCGCTCGCAGCTCGTGGCCCGCGTGACGGCCATCGTGGCCGCGGCCCGTGCGCGGCGCCCGCCGTCGCGTTTCCGCGCGGGCATTCTCGCGGGCAGCGTGGCCGCGAGCGTCGTGGCGGTGGCCGCGGCAGCGCCTGCGCCTTCGAGCCTCGATCCCGCGCTGCAGGCCATCGCCGACGAGGAGCTCGAGCGCACCATGGCCGAATGGCACGCGCAAGGGGGCACCGTCCTGGTGCTCGACCCCGCGACCGGGGAAATCCTGGCCAATGCTGCGCGCTCGGAGCGAGGCAGCAACGTCCCCGGCTCCACCTTCAAGGCGATCACCTTGGCCGCCGCCCTCGACGAAGGCGTGCTCTCCGCCGACGAGCGCGTCGACTGCTCGCACCACGATGGCGGCATCTACGATGGAGACTCTCACGGCGTGCTGAGCGTGCCCGAGATGCTCGCCGTCTCCTCGAACATCGGCATGGCCAAGGTGTACGACCGCCTCGGCGCGGAGCACCTCGCCCGATGGATGCACACGTTCCACTTCGACGTGCCCGCGCCCAGTGAACGCGGTGCCGCCATGGCCGTCGGCGGTGCAGGTACCGCGACCCCGCTGCAACTGGCCGCCGCCTACGCGGCCCTCGCCAACGACGGCGTCTACATCCCGCCCACGTCCACGCGGCGCAAGGAACCGGCCCCGCGCGAAGCCATCGTCCGACCCGAGACGGCCCACACCGTGCTCTCCCTCCTCGAGCAGGCGGTGAGCCATCCGCGTGCTACCGGCAAGCTGGCGCGCATCGAAGGCGTTGCCGTAGCCGGAAAAACCGGGACCTCCGAGTGGACACGCCCCGACGGTACGCGGGTCACCTACGCCAGCTTCGTGGGCGTCGTCCCCGCCCATGCGCCCCGCGCCGTCATCCTCGCCGGCATCGAGCAACCGGGCGAGGGAGGGAGCGGCGGCAAAGTCGCGGCGCCCCTCTTCGCCCGCGTCGCCTCCCGCTGGCTGCGCACGGCACGCTAG